The window CGGAGGCGGAACACTGGGTTACTGTTACACTTGGATGGAGAAAATCTGACCCTGAGACTGTATTGAGGGGCCTTTGTTAGTAAAGCAACTCCATATGTCTTGATTTCTGCAAGTAACGCACAATGCATGTGTCtcatgtttgtttgctacgGGTTGTTAAAGAACGCTTGTGAAAATATGGAGACAAAGCgacattatattttattttacctGCGCACCAGTGGAGAATAATGAGGCTACTTTCTATTTAGACTGGGAGGTTTTTATGTATCTGATACCTATCATAAATATGTATTGTCCTGTTTCATAACCAGCCAAACAGGCCACAAtctgaaaaataaagttttaaatgaATTTGTCAATTCATTTCTTTATAAAAGGTTGATTAAATACATGCACAAGCAAAGATAAATGTTTGAAGATTAGATCATCAGGATAGAGGGGCTGCAAGAGTTCAAAGACCAAATAATGCAATGACAAACAATGTTAGTTATGCACATGGTGAGATTTTATTTCAGACCCAAAAGCACTCTTACATCAGTTGAAACATAGAAAATTCATGAGTGAGCGTGCCAAACAAAGGCAACGTTATACTGCAAAGGATTTTAAACGAGATAGTTGCTTTCTGTCTCACGGTGCAGCAAAAACCATCAAGTCTCTTGTAAAGATTTTAGGTTTATCGCCAAGTCTTCTGACAAGCAAATGTGCACTCACCGCTTGAGATATGATGGTCTGATTTTGACAATTCAAAATGCAAAATTTCAGCAACTTGAGATTTTACTGAAATCCctgcagttttgtttttttccaatttaaacTGCACATTTGATAATGCCTGTTAACGGTTATCTTTTAAATGCATTATGGCAAAATGATAATGTCTTAGTCATTTGAGTTGTTTGACATATTAGTTCTCTACATGTTCACCATCTGCAAATAAAATTAGGGTTAATACATTCAAATTACTGCAGattgtggttgtttttttcttgaagTTTTAATGAGTTTTTGGTGCCAAATCACATTAGTGGATAAATGCTGggtgatagaaaaaaaaacaattcggGCAAGTTGCTGTGAGGTGACCAAGTGCAGAGTGCCACCCCATGGATACATATGGCATGCCAACTTCAGCGcttcacactcacacatgcatttttttggggggggttgaTTTCTGAAACAATggttcaaagaaaaacaaaaaaactcgtAGATTTCTCAAACTTTCAAACCTTTCCTTTTCTTATCCACTCAAATGTTAttcaaaaggggaaaaaaaaactctaatcTTGTTAAAAATGTTTAGAAGACTGTTTAATCTTTATCTTttaaagctcgacttcacatccACAGTGGCTGTACTTTCACATGCCACTGCGTGTTCTCACAGTAACCAAAGAGAGGGAGATCTGAGATTCAAGAATGAAATGCAGAGATTAGAACAACAAACTGGGTTACTGGTCTAGCCATCGCTTGATACATAAGCAGAGCTGCATTTTGTCTCGAGTATATAGTGCTGCTGAAAATAGGAAAATGGTTAATGTAGGAGGACATTCAGCCAAGATGGAAGGCAGTGTAACCCCGCTCCTCACTCCTCTTCTTTATCTAATCATTCAAGAGGTTTTACATGATTAAGGACACAGCGACTTTCCGACTGTATGGAAAGACAGCTCTAAATTtaagaaagacaaaaacacatcagTATCAGTCCAACACCCACCCCTAAAGCCTGACCCCTGTCTGTATTGGACTCCACATCAAGTCAGTCATCATCCACCACCATCACGTTGCCGTTCAGCTCATACTCCATGGTGGCCCAGTCAAAGATATTCCCCTTGGGGACCTTGTGTTTGTAGTGCCAGGCCTGAATCATGCTCCTAGAGAGCACAGAGTCCCACATGTTCAGATCGGTCACCTCTCCTACAAAGCTCTGCACGGCCTCCAGCCCTCCCAGGTGTTTGTCTGGATCTTGCCCCAGCAGGATGGTGCCTTGTGGACGGATGCTGTGACCGGGCTTGTAGACCTGGTAGGTGCTGCGTTTCCCATCCACCCAAAAGGCAGTGAGGCCTCCGCGTGACTCCCAGGTGAGGCAGAGGCTGGTGCGGAAGGTGCTGAGGGGGGGCAGGTGAAAGAAGGCACCGTCGCCGCTCATGTAGAAGGAGACGCGGCCGTCCCTCTCGCGCCACACGTTGAGTTCATCGTAGTCAGCTGTGCGGTAGGCGAACAGGATGATCTGCCGCTCCTCCGGCAGCTCGGTGGCCACACGCATGCAGAGAGTGAAGGCTTGAAGCGCCATCTCCTTCTGCGGGATCAAGGCCACGAAGCTGAAGTCCGTCTCATAGGGGAAGACCAGGACTTTTTCGCTCAGACCCACTAGAGTCGACAAGACCAGAAATCTCTATCAGTATGAGAGCAATATACAATCAAAACAATTTGACCCCTGGGGAGTATGTCATGGTTTGTTAAGGTTTTCTCATAAGGTTTTTGTTGTGCAGTTATAACAATTCAACCTCTCTGTCCATCTAATGCTACTTTAAGTTCCTCTTAGGAACTAAGTCTAAAAAGTAATGCTGTAGGTAAATAGCTTCATAACACAAAGCAAACgtgacagaaaataaagaagctgtccaaaaagaaaatgattttaTCACACCAAAGAGGCTACGGTTTAAACAAAAAGTTACAAGattaaatgtgtgaaaataaaaactgagGAAAGCTTCACATCATTGCCAAGGACTTAAAGAAGAGCAAGGCAAAGTTAAGATAACACTATCAAGTAACACAAAATGATTTCTTCCAGACAACAACCACGCGCCCTCCACCAATGCAGCAACTACAACCTCCTAAATGTGTTCCCTCACTTTAAATCTCATCTTCAAGAAGAGCATACATTCTCAATAGGATTGAAAACGGGCGACTACACACAAAAGGCGTTGATGTTTTCATGAGATAGTTAAGAATGTGCTCTTTAATAACAAGGGCAGAGTAATAACTTGCTTCTTTATAGAGGACACAGTGTACAGATTATGAGAAAAACACTGAACAAGGAAACACCTGCTCAGAAATCTTGCTACTTTTCATTCTTGGGTTTGAAGCCCATAAAATTCAGCTTGAATGTGTGAGGAAATATTGAAGACCTGTAGATTTTTGGTTCAACAGTACGTCCAGCATTAGAAGAGCCGTGTTACCAGAAGAGGAGGACCGTCTGTCCTATTGACTGCGTGACTGGCATCAGTTATTTTGGAGAAGAATGTGATGCCCTCACTGCGTAAATTAAAGCTTGAGAATTGTTTGATTTTCCACACAAACAGTATGATGCTAAGCATACATCCAAATCAAAGCATGGTTCA of the Odontesthes bonariensis isolate fOdoBon6 chromosome 23, fOdoBon6.hap1, whole genome shotgun sequence genome contains:
- the LOC142373683 gene encoding C-reactive protein-like, yielding MNVNPAKIALVLLVVTVLPLTPSSTMQVGLSEKVLVFPYETDFSFVALIPQKEMALQAFTLCMRVATELPEERQIILFAYRTADYDELNVWRERDGRVSFYMSGDGAFFHLPPLSTFRTSLCLTWESRGGLTAFWVDGKRSTYQVYKPGHSIRPQGTILLGQDPDKHLGGLEAVQSFVGEVTDLNMWDSVLSRSMIQAWHYKHKVPKGNIFDWATMEYELNGNVMVVDDD